A stretch of Desulfobacter hydrogenophilus DNA encodes these proteins:
- a CDS encoding ABC transporter permease yields MFWIRTAFKELITHKGFSLFFILNLALGLAGFIAIQSFRESLDRHMDDNLKEILTADLVLSSYDPLTQQEMQQADRILAGYRDKARLVTFFSMARGHDRSRLVRVMAMDGAYPLYGSFTFEGETGSKDIQGNPGLFMTRDTARALGIKTDFDRGKPVTLGEKDFMIRDFFKDDPDKNLTGFELAPKVYMGLDQLAGTGLIRFGSRVRYRYYYRFEPGVNLEGKIRDIKQYFYDPARNQPRLNVHDARDVNQRLGRISRYFTRYMGLVSIIALFLAGMAAAYLFRGFLTLKSKEMAILMAVGAARKHIYFYVSCQLMFLGTLSAILAVIVSMVLLPVFPVIFKDLIPAHLNLGVSFETLAVALVVGVAGSLMFCLPLFVTIFSIRPMTLLQGHSVTVRLSKRKTLWQVLSFVPVIGALFLMSVMVSGTIADGILFAGGFILALGVFSLIGGLVFWGCRFPAASKQIPVKIAFRNLFRNKWSSLSCFVTIAMGVFLIAIVPQVRKGLETEIIRPEGLKIPALFLADIQEEQKAPLIRFMEAQEGDLTRISPMVRGRINTVNGQPFFGRQDKSGKRTRGRRLEFIFSFRKTLDASETVIQGVSMSKTPWEFGSNTPFEISLERSFAERHDLKIGDALEVDIQGISMTGKVVNLRQVKWASFQPNFFMLFQDGVLNDAPKTYLASVSNLAQPRHHELKNKIVDRFSNISVIDVTQTAQTILGVTDRLSLSVKFMAWLAIAAGLLSIFSISRHEAFKNRNQINLLKVLGTDFNTLTLITLLESGFVGFSAGITALCLSVAVSFGISWYFFDSLWQLDGGTLFLILCLSTVTCMATGLGAAWQVMKARPVQLLGQG; encoded by the coding sequence ATGTTTTGGATACGGACGGCGTTCAAGGAACTGATCACCCACAAGGGGTTTTCCCTGTTTTTCATCCTGAACCTGGCCCTGGGACTGGCCGGGTTTATCGCTATCCAGTCTTTCCGCGAGTCCCTGGACCGCCACATGGATGACAACCTTAAAGAAATTCTCACTGCCGACCTGGTGCTGAGTTCATATGATCCCCTGACACAGCAGGAAATGCAGCAGGCCGACCGGATACTGGCCGGATACCGGGACAAGGCACGGCTGGTCACGTTTTTTTCCATGGCCCGGGGACATGACCGGTCCAGGCTGGTCAGGGTTATGGCCATGGACGGGGCCTATCCCCTGTACGGTAGCTTTACATTTGAAGGAGAGACCGGTTCAAAAGATATCCAGGGCAACCCCGGGCTGTTTATGACCCGGGACACGGCCCGGGCCCTTGGGATTAAGACCGATTTCGACCGTGGAAAACCGGTGACGCTGGGAGAAAAAGATTTTATGATCCGGGATTTTTTCAAGGATGATCCGGACAAAAACCTGACCGGGTTTGAATTGGCCCCTAAGGTTTATATGGGTCTGGACCAGTTGGCCGGGACCGGGTTGATCCGGTTTGGCAGTCGGGTCCGGTATCGGTATTACTACCGATTCGAACCTGGCGTTAATCTGGAAGGAAAAATCCGTGACATAAAACAGTATTTCTATGATCCGGCCCGGAACCAGCCCCGGCTTAATGTCCATGACGCCCGGGACGTCAACCAGCGACTGGGGCGTATCAGCCGGTATTTTACCCGGTACATGGGCCTGGTCAGTATCATTGCCCTGTTTCTGGCCGGCATGGCGGCGGCTTATCTTTTCAGGGGTTTTTTAACTTTGAAGTCAAAGGAAATGGCCATTTTGATGGCCGTGGGGGCGGCCCGGAAACATATTTATTTTTATGTGAGTTGTCAGCTCATGTTCCTGGGTACACTTTCAGCCATCCTGGCGGTGATCGTCTCCATGGTGCTTCTGCCGGTTTTTCCCGTGATTTTCAAGGACCTGATACCGGCTCACCTGAACCTGGGGGTCTCCTTTGAAACCCTGGCTGTTGCCCTGGTTGTGGGCGTAGCCGGCAGCCTGATGTTTTGTCTGCCCCTGTTTGTCACGATTTTCAGTATCCGGCCCATGACCTTGCTCCAGGGACATTCCGTGACGGTCCGGCTTTCAAAACGCAAAACCCTGTGGCAGGTATTGTCATTTGTGCCGGTCATTGGAGCGCTTTTCCTGATGTCTGTAATGGTGTCCGGGACCATCGCCGACGGAATCCTGTTTGCCGGCGGGTTTATCCTGGCTTTGGGCGTGTTTTCCCTGATCGGTGGTCTGGTGTTTTGGGGATGCCGTTTTCCGGCCGCTTCAAAGCAAATCCCGGTGAAGATCGCTTTCCGGAACCTGTTCCGCAACAAATGGTCGTCCCTGTCCTGTTTTGTAACCATTGCCATGGGCGTGTTCCTGATTGCCATTGTCCCCCAGGTCCGCAAAGGCCTGGAAACCGAGATTATCCGGCCCGAAGGATTGAAAATTCCGGCATTGTTCCTGGCCGATATCCAGGAAGAGCAAAAAGCACCCCTGATCCGGTTCATGGAGGCGCAGGAGGGGGACCTGACCCGGATTTCCCCCATGGTCCGGGGACGAATCAACACCGTGAACGGCCAGCCCTTTTTCGGGCGGCAGGATAAATCCGGAAAAAGGACCCGGGGCAGACGGCTGGAGTTTATTTTTTCTTTTCGCAAAACCCTTGATGCGTCCGAAACGGTGATCCAGGGAGTGTCCATGTCCAAAACCCCCTGGGAATTTGGCAGCAACACACCTTTTGAAATTTCCCTGGAACGGTCCTTTGCCGAGCGCCATGACCTAAAGATTGGTGACGCGCTGGAAGTGGATATCCAGGGGATTTCCATGACCGGGAAAGTGGTCAACCTGCGTCAGGTAAAATGGGCCAGCTTCCAGCCCAATTTTTTTATGTTGTTCCAGGATGGGGTTCTCAACGATGCCCCCAAAACCTATCTGGCCAGCGTTTCAAACCTGGCCCAGCCCCGCCACCATGAACTGAAAAATAAAATCGTAGATCGGTTTTCCAATATTTCCGTCATTGATGTGACCCAGACGGCCCAGACCATTCTGGGTGTGACCGACCGGCTGTCCCTGTCGGTGAAATTTATGGCCTGGCTGGCCATTGCTGCGGGGCTTTTGTCCATCTTTTCCATTTCCCGGCATGAGGCCTTTAAAAACCGTAACCAGATCAACCTGCTCAAGGTCCTGGGCACGGATTTCAACACCCTAACGCTCATTACCCTGCTGGAGTCCGGGTTTGTCGGGTTTTCGGCAGGAATTACGGCCCTGTGTCTGAGCGTCGCGGTCTCCTTTGGGATCTCCTGGTATTTTTTTGACAGCTTGTGGCAGCTGGACGGGGGAACCCTTTTCCTGATCCTGTGCCTCTCAACGGTGACCTGCATGGCCACCGGCCTTGGGGCGGCCTGGCAAGTCATGAAGGCCCGGCCGGTTCAGCTACTGGGTCAAGGGTAA
- the cutA gene encoding divalent-cation tolerance protein CutA, translated as MEIKIVYMTAGNMDEALRIAKVLVQRRLAACVNIIDGMRSVYEWEGTIQEEREVVIIAKTHADCLPELEEAVKSMHSYDCPCIVGVDVSGGNNAFLDWVREQVGPASLRTAD; from the coding sequence ATGGAGATCAAAATTGTTTACATGACAGCCGGAAATATGGACGAAGCATTGCGAATAGCAAAAGTATTGGTTCAACGGCGGTTGGCCGCCTGTGTAAACATCATTGATGGTATGCGTTCGGTTTATGAATGGGAAGGGACCATCCAGGAAGAACGCGAGGTGGTCATAATTGCAAAAACCCATGCGGATTGTCTGCCTGAACTGGAGGAGGCGGTGAAGAGCATGCATAGCTATGATTGTCCCTGTATCGTTGGGGTGGATGTGTCTGGTGGCAATAACGCATTTTTGGATTGGGTGAGGGAACAAGTGGGCCCTGCGTCATTAAGGACCGCAGATTAA